A window from Mycobacterium botniense encodes these proteins:
- a CDS encoding cytochrome P450, translated as MSAPAVLSGIDFTDLNNFANGFPHELFALHRRVAPVFWHAPTEHTPDAEGFWSVATYAETLAVLRDPLTFSSVTGGKRPFGGTVLQDLPIAGQVLNMMDDPRHTKIRRLVSSGLTPRMIRRVEDDLRARARRLLDGVRSGVAFDFVVDIAAELPMQMICILLGVPEADRHWLFQAVEPGFDFGASRTASMPTLNVEDAGSRIYAYGLELIARKRAEPADDMLSTVANATIDDPDAPSLSDAELYLFFHLLFSAGAETTRNAIAGGLLALAEHPEQWRRLRGDFSVLPTAIEEIVRWTSPSPSKRRTATRAVSLGGQPIEAGQKVLVWEGSANRDADVFDHPDEFDVLRKPNPHLGFGQGVHYCLGANLARLELRVLFGELLSRFEDVRVVAPVDWTRSNRHTGIRHLIVELRDRP; from the coding sequence ATGAGCGCCCCTGCCGTCCTTTCCGGGATCGATTTCACCGATCTGAACAACTTCGCCAACGGGTTCCCGCATGAGTTGTTCGCCCTGCACCGCCGCGTCGCCCCGGTGTTTTGGCATGCGCCCACCGAGCACACCCCCGACGCGGAAGGTTTCTGGTCGGTGGCCACCTACGCCGAAACCCTTGCGGTGCTGCGTGATCCGCTGACATTCTCGTCGGTGACCGGTGGTAAGCGGCCCTTCGGCGGCACGGTGCTGCAGGATCTGCCCATCGCGGGTCAGGTGCTCAACATGATGGACGACCCGAGGCACACCAAGATTCGGCGGTTGGTGAGCTCCGGCCTGACCCCGAGGATGATCCGCCGCGTCGAAGACGATCTGCGTGCACGGGCCCGTCGGCTGCTCGACGGGGTCCGATCAGGCGTCGCATTTGACTTCGTGGTCGACATCGCCGCCGAACTTCCCATGCAGATGATCTGTATTCTGCTCGGCGTCCCCGAGGCGGATCGGCACTGGTTGTTCCAGGCTGTGGAGCCGGGGTTTGATTTCGGTGCCTCCCGAACGGCGTCGATGCCGACGCTAAATGTCGAGGACGCCGGGTCGCGAATATACGCCTACGGGTTGGAGCTGATCGCCCGCAAGCGGGCAGAACCAGCCGACGACATGCTCTCTACGGTTGCCAACGCCACCATCGACGATCCCGACGCGCCGTCACTCTCCGACGCCGAGTTGTATCTGTTCTTCCATCTGCTGTTCAGCGCCGGCGCTGAGACCACCCGCAATGCGATTGCCGGCGGCCTCTTGGCCCTGGCGGAACACCCTGAGCAGTGGCGCCGGTTGCGGGGTGATTTCAGCGTGCTGCCCACAGCGATCGAGGAGATCGTGCGATGGACGTCGCCGTCGCCGTCCAAGCGGCGCACCGCCACCCGCGCGGTCAGCTTGGGCGGTCAGCCGATCGAGGCTGGCCAGAAGGTGCTGGTGTGGGAGGGTTCGGCGAACCGCGATGCCGATGTCTTCGACCATCCCGACGAATTCGACGTTCTCCGAAAGCCCAATCCACACCTAGGTTTCGGTCAAGGGGTGCATTACTGCCTGGGCGCCAATCTAGCGCGGCTGGAACTGCGGGTGCTCTTCGGGGAACTGCTGTCGCGTTTCGAGGACGTCCGGGTCGTGGCGCCCGTCGACTGGACCCGCAGTAACCGGCATACCGGCATCCGACATCTGATCGTGGAATTGCGTGATCGGCCGTGA
- a CDS encoding tellurite resistance/C4-dicarboxylate transporter family protein has translation MTMRLSAIEPTPDAFAAVMATGILSIAARNHQYARISETLDVLAVFAFSVLLAPVAAAAVRRRVAPWDLEDPDVTLRLFTFVAACAVLSSRVASHPMAAGILGASALASWLWLGVLTVRNISARPWPVLRDHVHGAWELASVGTSGLVIMVMLLAEHSGRRWWLVAAVPLWVAAIGLYGLMTWLILWRALAERQDRDGFEPDSWILMGALAIVTLAGDYLHQLARGWLAGGIRAVTQVTWLAATLWIPLLVYFGLRRISRRPAVLQFAGVWWAMVFPLGMYSAATYAMSVELGVRSLQTVSLVFFWDGLALWLIVAAAGLQRLWCVAARSRT, from the coding sequence GTGACCATGCGGCTCAGCGCCATCGAGCCGACACCCGATGCGTTCGCCGCGGTGATGGCGACCGGAATCTTATCGATCGCCGCCCGCAACCACCAGTACGCAAGGATCAGCGAAACACTCGATGTTCTGGCGGTGTTCGCTTTTTCGGTTCTGCTTGCCCCAGTGGCCGCTGCCGCCGTCAGACGCCGGGTCGCCCCTTGGGATCTAGAAGATCCTGACGTGACGCTGCGGCTTTTTACGTTCGTCGCCGCGTGTGCGGTGCTGAGCAGTCGGGTGGCCTCCCATCCGATGGCCGCTGGCATCCTCGGCGCATCAGCGCTGGCGTCTTGGCTGTGGTTGGGCGTGCTCACCGTGCGGAACATATCGGCTCGCCCGTGGCCGGTGCTGCGCGATCATGTGCATGGTGCATGGGAACTGGCCAGCGTCGGCACATCGGGGTTGGTGATCATGGTGATGCTGCTCGCAGAGCACTCCGGACGCCGCTGGTGGCTGGTGGCCGCGGTGCCGCTCTGGGTGGCGGCGATTGGGCTGTATGGGCTGATGACGTGGCTGATCCTGTGGCGCGCGTTAGCAGAGCGACAGGATCGCGACGGATTCGAACCGGATAGCTGGATCCTGATGGGTGCGCTGGCCATCGTGACCCTGGCCGGTGATTACCTTCACCAACTGGCCCGCGGCTGGCTGGCCGGGGGCATTCGCGCGGTCACCCAGGTGACCTGGCTGGCGGCCACGCTATGGATACCGCTGCTCGTCTACTTCGGCCTGCGGCGCATCAGCCGGCGGCCTGCGGTGCTGCAGTTTGCCGGTGTGTGGTGGGCGATGGTGTTCCCGCTCGGCATGTACTCTGCGGCGACCTACGCCATGTCTGTCGAGCTCGGCGTGCGGTCACTGCAGACGGTGTCGCTGGTGTTCTTCTGGGATGGGCTGGCGTTGTGGCTGATCGTGGCTGCTGCCGGACTGCAGCGGTTGTGGTGCGTGGCGGCCCGCTCGAGGACATGA
- a CDS encoding phosphoribosylaminoimidazolesuccinocarboxamide synthase: MRPALSDYQHVASGKVRELYRIDNEHLLLVATDRISAFDYVLASTIPDKGRILTAMSVFFFHLVEAPNHVAGPPDDPRIPDEVLGRALVVRKLQMLPVECVARGYLTGSGLLDYQRTGEICGIPLPAGLVEASRFPTPLFTPATKAELGQHDENIPLARVIEMVGAVRANQLRDLTLQTYVQGAHHALTKGIIIADTKFEFGVDADGNLVLADEIFTPDSSRYWPANEYQPGVVQTSFDKQFVRNWLTSPESGWNRTGAQPPPPLPDHIIEATRSRYIEAYEKISGQSFEDWIGPGA, translated from the coding sequence GTGCGTCCCGCGTTATCCGACTATCAGCACGTGGCCAGCGGCAAGGTCCGCGAACTGTACCGCATCGACAACGAGCACCTGCTGCTTGTGGCAACCGACCGAATCTCAGCTTTCGACTATGTGCTCGCCAGCACCATCCCGGACAAGGGCCGCATTCTGACCGCGATGAGCGTGTTTTTCTTCCACCTCGTCGAGGCCCCCAACCATGTGGCGGGACCGCCGGATGATCCCCGTATCCCTGACGAGGTGCTCGGGCGGGCGCTGGTAGTGCGAAAGCTCCAGATGCTTCCCGTGGAATGTGTCGCCCGCGGATATCTGACTGGCTCAGGACTGCTGGACTACCAGCGGACCGGCGAGATATGCGGTATTCCGCTCCCTGCTGGCCTGGTAGAAGCCAGCAGATTTCCAACACCGTTATTCACTCCGGCGACGAAAGCTGAACTCGGACAGCATGATGAGAACATTCCGTTGGCACGGGTGATAGAGATGGTGGGCGCGGTGCGCGCCAACCAGCTGCGCGACCTTACGCTTCAGACTTATGTCCAGGGCGCCCACCACGCCTTGACGAAGGGGATCATCATCGCCGACACCAAGTTCGAATTCGGGGTGGACGCCGATGGCAATCTGGTACTGGCCGACGAGATCTTCACGCCGGACTCGTCGCGGTATTGGCCGGCCAATGAGTATCAGCCGGGTGTGGTGCAGACCAGCTTCGACAAACAATTCGTGCGCAACTGGCTCACCAGCCCCGAGTCTGGCTGGAACCGCACCGGCGCACAGCCACCGCCTCCGCTTCCGGATCACATAATCGAGGCGACGCGCAGTCGGTATATCGAAGCCTATGAGAAGATTTCCGGCCAGAGCTTCGAAGACTGGATCGGCCCGGGCGCATGA
- a CDS encoding S9 family peptidase — MSATPPVAKRLDSRRVFHGDVFVDPYEWLRNKSDPEVIAHLQAENDYADRMTAHLEPLRQQIFDEIKARTKETDLSVPTRRGEWWYYVRTFEGKQYGVQCRCPVAQPSDWHPPLFDEHTEIPGEQVLLDENIEADGHDFFALGAASVSPDGNVLAYSVDVVGNERYTLRFKDLRTGHQYPDEIAGIGAGVTWATDNRTVYYTTLDAAWRPDTVWRYRLGSGEPAEQVYHERDERFWLAVGRTRSDAYVVIVSASAITSEVRYAKASDPRAPFTTVLPRRDGVEYFVEHAVIGGEDRFLILHNDGAVNFTLAEAPVSNPAEQRTLIPHRDDVRLDGVDAFAGHLVVSYRRAALPRIQLWPIGPDGGYGVAEELSFESELMSAGLGPNPSWNSPKLRIATGSFLTPTRIYDVDLVSGERTLLREQPVLGEYRPEDYTERRDWVRGTDGARIPVSIVYRSDIEFPSPAILYGYGAYEICEDPRFSISRLSLLDRGMVFVIAHVRGGGEMGRLWYEHGKLLKKKNTFSDFVAVATYLVESGLTRPQNLVAMGGSAGGLLVGAVANMVPDLFAGILAQVPFVDPLTTLLDPSLPLTITEWEEWGNPLSDSDVYWYVKSYSPYENVTAKKYPPILAMTSLHDTRVYYVEPAKWIAALRHHKTDGNPVLLKTQMAAGHGGISGRYERWKEIAFQYAWLLAAADREHYGGAQEDDFYGRAEG, encoded by the coding sequence ATGAGCGCGACACCGCCGGTTGCCAAGCGGCTGGACAGTCGCCGCGTGTTCCACGGCGACGTCTTCGTGGACCCATATGAATGGCTTCGCAACAAGTCTGACCCCGAAGTCATCGCCCACCTGCAGGCGGAAAACGACTACGCCGACCGGATGACAGCCCACCTTGAGCCGCTGCGGCAGCAAATTTTCGATGAGATCAAGGCTCGCACCAAGGAAACCGACCTGTCGGTGCCGACCCGTCGCGGGGAGTGGTGGTACTACGTTCGCACCTTCGAGGGAAAACAATACGGCGTCCAATGTCGCTGCCCGGTAGCACAGCCAAGCGACTGGCACCCTCCGTTGTTCGATGAGCACACTGAGATCCCGGGTGAACAGGTGCTGCTTGATGAAAACATCGAAGCCGACGGTCACGACTTCTTCGCGCTGGGCGCCGCCAGTGTCAGTCCAGACGGCAATGTGCTCGCATACTCCGTAGACGTCGTTGGCAATGAACGGTATACATTGCGGTTCAAAGACTTACGCACCGGACATCAATACCCTGATGAGATCGCTGGCATCGGCGCAGGAGTCACGTGGGCCACCGATAACCGCACCGTGTATTACACGACCCTCGACGCTGCCTGGCGGCCCGACACGGTGTGGCGGTACCGACTCGGTTCGGGGGAGCCGGCCGAGCAGGTCTATCACGAGCGTGATGAGCGGTTCTGGCTGGCGGTGGGCCGCACCCGCAGCGATGCCTATGTGGTGATCGTCTCGGCCTCGGCGATCACCTCCGAAGTGCGTTATGCGAAGGCCTCTGACCCGCGCGCACCTTTTACCACTGTGCTGCCCCGCCGCGATGGTGTCGAGTACTTCGTGGAGCACGCGGTCATCGGCGGTGAGGACCGATTTTTGATTTTGCACAACGACGGTGCGGTGAACTTCACGCTGGCGGAGGCCCCGGTGAGCAATCCTGCCGAGCAGCGGACACTGATTCCGCACCGCGATGATGTCCGGCTGGACGGCGTGGACGCGTTCGCCGGCCATCTGGTGGTCAGCTATCGGCGTGCGGCGTTGCCGCGGATCCAGTTGTGGCCCATCGGACCTGATGGTGGCTACGGCGTGGCCGAGGAGCTCTCGTTCGAGTCCGAGCTGATGTCTGCCGGGCTAGGGCCTAACCCAAGCTGGAATTCACCGAAGCTTCGTATCGCCACCGGGTCTTTCCTCACCCCCACGCGCATCTACGATGTCGACCTGGTCAGCGGTGAGCGCACGCTGTTGCGCGAGCAACCGGTGCTCGGCGAGTATCGGCCCGAGGACTACACCGAGCGCCGGGATTGGGTCCGCGGCACAGACGGCGCCCGGATACCGGTGTCTATCGTGTATCGATCTGATATCGAATTTCCTTCTCCAGCAATACTTTACGGCTACGGAGCTTATGAGATCTGCGAGGATCCCAGGTTCTCGATCTCGCGGCTGTCGTTGTTGGATCGCGGCATGGTATTCGTCATAGCCCATGTCCGCGGCGGCGGTGAAATGGGCCGGCTGTGGTACGAGCACGGGAAGCTGTTAAAGAAGAAAAACACCTTCAGCGACTTCGTCGCGGTGGCGACCTATCTGGTCGAGTCAGGGTTGACCCGTCCGCAGAATTTAGTGGCAATGGGCGGTAGTGCGGGCGGACTACTGGTGGGCGCGGTCGCCAACATGGTGCCGGACCTCTTCGCCGGCATTCTGGCTCAGGTGCCGTTCGTCGATCCGCTGACCACGCTCTTGGATCCCTCGCTTCCGCTGACCATCACCGAGTGGGAAGAATGGGGAAACCCCTTAAGTGACAGTGACGTCTACTGGTATGTGAAGTCCTATTCGCCGTATGAGAACGTCACGGCTAAAAAGTATCCCCCGATTCTGGCGATGACGTCGCTGCACGACACCAGGGTTTATTACGTTGAGCCTGCGAAATGGATTGCAGCGTTGCGACACCACAAGACCGATGGAAATCCTGTGCTGCTGAAGACTCAGATGGCCGCCGGCCACGGCGGGATCAGTGGCCGCTACGAACGATGGAAAGAGATCGCTTTCCAGTATGCGTGGTTGTTAGCTGCTGCCGATCGCGAGCACTACGGCGGCGCCCAGGAAGACGACTTCTATGGCCGCGCGGAGGGGTAA
- a CDS encoding DHA2 family efflux MFS transporter permease subunit: MPAFPARKLTVGERIYPDKLDAGLLRVAGVCVLAVVMTILDTTVVGVAQRTFITVFESSQAVVAWTMAGYTLALATVIPLAGWAADRFGTKRLFMSSVLAFTVGSLLCATAPNILVLIVFRVVQGLGGGMLMPLTITILTREAGPKRIGRLMAVLGIPMLLAPIAGPILGGWLIDAYGWQWIFRINLPIGMVAFILAAIVFPKDRATPSETFDVAGLLLLSPGLAAFLYGISSIPARGLVIDPHVWIPASIGLILIGSFVLHALRTSNPLIDLRLFKNREVTAANLTMLLSGAAFFGAALLIPSCLQQLLHQTPLQSGVHMMPERIGAMLTMPIAGVLLDRRGPDKVVLTGITLIGAGMATFAYGVAAQVGYLPVLLAGLVLMGMGLGCTTMPLTAAAVQSLAPHQIARGSALINVNLQVAASISTALMSVILTSQFDHSKNIAAARKAGILQPGRRDLIPDPALMPRSTAVSDFMSNVLRDLSHAYTAVFVAAVVLAVLALIPAMFLPKKPVAPGPGQVAVVAP, translated from the coding sequence CTGCCGGCCTTTCCCGCCCGGAAGTTGACGGTGGGCGAACGAATCTATCCAGACAAACTCGACGCCGGGCTGCTGCGGGTCGCGGGAGTGTGCGTGCTGGCTGTGGTGATGACGATTTTGGACACCACGGTGGTCGGTGTCGCCCAACGCACCTTCATCACCGTATTTGAGTCCAGCCAAGCCGTTGTCGCCTGGACAATGGCGGGCTACACGCTCGCGCTGGCCACGGTGATTCCCCTGGCGGGTTGGGCTGCCGACCGGTTTGGCACCAAGCGGCTGTTCATGAGTTCCGTGCTCGCTTTCACAGTGGGTTCGTTGCTCTGCGCTACTGCACCAAATATTTTGGTGCTCATCGTTTTTCGAGTAGTACAGGGCCTTGGAGGAGGCATGCTGATGCCTCTTACCATCACCATCTTGACGCGCGAGGCGGGGCCGAAGCGGATCGGGCGGCTCATGGCCGTACTCGGCATTCCGATGCTGCTCGCACCGATCGCGGGGCCGATCTTGGGTGGCTGGCTGATCGACGCCTACGGTTGGCAGTGGATTTTCCGTATCAACCTCCCGATCGGCATGGTGGCATTCATCCTTGCGGCCATCGTGTTTCCAAAAGATCGCGCAACCCCTTCGGAGACCTTCGACGTCGCCGGTTTACTGCTGCTCTCGCCTGGCCTGGCGGCATTTCTTTACGGCATTTCATCCATTCCGGCACGCGGTCTTGTCATCGACCCTCACGTGTGGATACCGGCGAGCATCGGTCTGATACTTATCGGAAGCTTCGTGTTGCACGCTTTGCGCACGAGCAATCCCCTGATCGACCTGCGGCTGTTCAAGAATCGGGAGGTCACGGCCGCAAACTTGACGATGTTACTTTCCGGGGCAGCTTTTTTCGGTGCCGCGCTGCTCATCCCAAGCTGCTTGCAGCAACTGCTGCACCAGACACCATTGCAGTCAGGGGTGCACATGATGCCGGAGCGTATCGGTGCCATGCTGACAATGCCGATTGCCGGAGTTCTGCTGGACAGGCGCGGCCCGGATAAGGTTGTGCTCACCGGCATCACACTGATCGGTGCGGGCATGGCCACCTTCGCTTATGGTGTCGCAGCACAGGTGGGCTACCTGCCGGTTCTACTCGCGGGGCTGGTGCTCATGGGCATGGGCTTAGGTTGCACAACAATGCCGCTGACAGCCGCGGCTGTGCAGTCTTTGGCTCCGCATCAGATCGCCCGCGGTTCAGCACTGATCAACGTCAACCTGCAAGTGGCAGCGTCGATCAGCACGGCGTTGATGTCGGTGATCTTGACCAGTCAGTTTGATCACAGCAAAAACATTGCAGCTGCGCGCAAAGCCGGCATCCTGCAACCGGGACGCCGTGATCTGATACCTGACCCGGCGTTAATGCCGCGTAGCACAGCTGTTTCCGACTTCATGAGCAACGTCCTGCGCGATCTTTCACACGCCTACACCGCCGTCTTCGTGGCAGCGGTTGTCCTGGCGGTGTTGGCGTTAATCCCCGCGATGTTTCTGCCCAAAAAACCTGTCGCCCCGGGCCCGGGCCAAGTCGCGGTCGTTGCACCCTGA
- a CDS encoding DHA2 family efflux MFS transporter permease subunit has translation MVERVINPRPRKTQIPHKDADHVGVSTAPDRQLVTRDGDYPDKLDARLLWISGVCVLARLMVILDITVVAVAQRTFIAQFGSSQAVVAWTITGYTMALATVIPLAGWAADRFGTKRLFMGSVLFFTLGSLLCAMAPNITLLIGFRILEGLGGGMLLPLKYTIMTQAAGPNRLGRLMAVAGVPTLLSPICDPVVGGWLIEAFGWQWIFLVNVPIGVTAFLLAGVIFPKDRTKPSEAFDVVGMLLLSPGLAAFLYGVSSIPGRATVADIHIWPPVGIGVLLIAGFVLHTRYRAAHPLIDLRLFKDHAVALANAALLLSETAYLGATLLFPSCFQQLLHQTPLQSGLHLIPKGIGAMLTIPTAGYIMDRYGPAKVVPIGVTLTALGMGTFAYGVWNGMDYSPTLLAGLMIMGMGMGCTLMPLWAAALRPLRPHQVARGSTLLSVNHQVAASVGTALMSAILTSQFARSGNIIAANKLAALRQTAASHGASLDPSAIPRRALLPDFTSAVQHDLSHAYGLVFAVAVVMITLMYLPVALLARNSLQPKTSPGTHTNVVT, from the coding sequence GTGGTGGAGCGTGTCATCAATCCGCGGCCACGGAAAACCCAGATACCTCACAAGGACGCCGATCATGTCGGCGTGTCCACAGCGCCTGACCGGCAGCTGGTCACCCGGGATGGGGATTACCCGGACAAGCTTGACGCTCGTCTGTTATGGATCAGCGGGGTGTGCGTCCTTGCTCGCCTCATGGTCATCTTGGATATCACCGTCGTCGCCGTAGCTCAGCGCACGTTCATTGCCCAGTTTGGGTCCAGCCAGGCCGTCGTGGCCTGGACGATCACCGGCTACACCATGGCACTGGCCACCGTGATCCCGCTGGCCGGATGGGCGGCCGACCGCTTTGGCACCAAGCGGCTGTTTATGGGCTCGGTGCTTTTTTTCACCCTAGGCTCACTGTTGTGCGCGATGGCACCGAACATCACGTTGCTGATCGGATTTAGGATCCTTGAAGGTCTCGGCGGCGGCATGCTGCTGCCGCTGAAATACACCATCATGACCCAGGCAGCAGGCCCCAACCGGTTGGGGCGGTTGATGGCCGTGGCCGGGGTTCCCACTTTGCTCAGCCCGATCTGCGATCCGGTCGTCGGTGGTTGGCTAATCGAAGCCTTCGGCTGGCAATGGATCTTTCTGGTCAACGTGCCGATTGGCGTGACCGCGTTCCTGCTGGCCGGCGTCATTTTCCCGAAAGACCGCACCAAACCCTCCGAAGCCTTCGACGTTGTCGGAATGCTGCTGTTGTCTCCAGGTTTGGCCGCATTCCTCTACGGGGTGTCATCGATACCCGGCCGTGCCACGGTGGCCGATATCCATATCTGGCCACCCGTGGGCATCGGCGTGCTGCTGATTGCCGGATTCGTGCTCCACACCCGCTACCGAGCGGCGCACCCGCTGATCGACCTGCGGCTGTTTAAAGACCATGCGGTTGCGCTGGCCAACGCGGCACTGTTGCTCTCCGAGACTGCCTATCTCGGCGCTACGTTGCTCTTCCCGAGTTGCTTTCAGCAGTTGCTGCATCAGACGCCGCTACAGTCGGGGCTGCACCTCATCCCCAAGGGCATCGGCGCCATGCTCACGATCCCGACCGCCGGATACATTATGGACCGATATGGCCCGGCCAAAGTCGTGCCGATCGGCGTGACGCTGACCGCGCTCGGGATGGGCACTTTCGCGTACGGGGTTTGGAACGGCATGGACTACTCACCCACGCTACTGGCAGGCCTGATGATCATGGGTATGGGCATGGGCTGTACCTTGATGCCATTATGGGCTGCGGCGTTGCGCCCGCTGCGCCCGCATCAGGTGGCCCGCGGTTCCACACTGCTCAGCGTCAATCACCAAGTCGCGGCCTCGGTGGGTACCGCGCTCATGTCGGCAATCCTGACCAGCCAGTTCGCTCGCAGTGGAAACATCATCGCTGCGAATAAACTCGCGGCTCTTCGGCAGACCGCGGCCAGCCACGGGGCGTCGCTGGACCCGTCGGCGATACCGCGGCGCGCCCTTCTGCCGGACTTCACCAGCGCCGTGCAACACGATCTATCACATGCTTACGGCCTGGTTTTCGCGGTCGCAGTGGTCATGATCACACTGATGTACCTACCCGTAGCGTTGCTCGCCAGAAATTCACTACAACCGAAAACCTCACCCGGAACGCACACGAACGTAGTTACTTAA
- a CDS encoding DUF2334 domain-containing protein codes for MSGKLIVSVSGIGDRTLADIDAFCAQMDARNVPVSLLVAPRLNGGYRLERDSRTVEWLTNRRTRGDAIVLHGYDEAAAKKLRGEFATLPAHEANLRLMAADRVLEHLGLRTRLFAAPGWLVSPGTVTMLPRHGFRLLIGLYGITDLVRHTTTRARVLGIGEGFLSEPWWCRMLVLSAERIARRGGLVRVAVAAHHLRKSGPLQAMLDAVDLASMHGCAATVYRWGSESEVLDAA; via the coding sequence GTGTCTGGGAAATTGATCGTCTCGGTCTCGGGGATCGGCGACCGCACCCTGGCCGACATCGACGCGTTTTGTGCGCAGATGGATGCACGGAACGTCCCGGTGTCATTACTGGTGGCGCCCCGGCTCAACGGCGGCTACCGGCTGGAGCGGGACTCGCGCACCGTCGAGTGGCTGACGAATCGGCGCACCCGCGGCGACGCGATTGTGTTGCACGGCTACGACGAAGCGGCCGCCAAAAAGCTTCGCGGCGAATTCGCGACGCTGCCCGCACACGAGGCGAATCTGCGGCTGATGGCCGCCGACCGGGTGCTCGAGCACCTCGGGCTGCGCACCCGGCTGTTCGCGGCGCCAGGCTGGCTGGTGTCACCTGGAACCGTCACGATGCTGCCACGCCATGGATTCCGGCTGTTGATCGGTCTTTACGGGATCACCGACTTGGTCCGGCACACCACCACCCGGGCCCGGGTACTGGGAATCGGTGAAGGTTTCCTCTCCGAGCCGTGGTGGTGCCGGATGCTGGTGCTCTCCGCGGAGCGTATCGCACGTCGTGGCGGCCTTGTGCGAGTGGCAGTTGCCGCCCACCACTTGCGCAAGTCCGGGCCGCTGCAGGCGATGCTCGACGCGGTGGATCTGGCCTCGATGCATGGCTGTGCGGCGACCGTGTACCGTTGGGGGTCCGAGAGCGAGGTTCTCGACGCGGCCTGA
- a CDS encoding FAD-binding dehydrogenase, with translation MSDSAAADVIVVGAGLAGLVAACEVVDRGFRVLILDQENSANLGGQAFWSFGGLFFVDSPEQRRLGIRDSHELALQDWLGTAGFDRPEDYWPQQWAHAYVDFAAGEKRSWLRARGLRIFPLVGWAERGGYDARGHGNSVPRFHITWGTGPALVEIFARRLQGQPRVRFAYRHQVDELIVEGGAVTGVRGTVLEPSAEPRGVPSSRKGLGQFEFRAPAVIITSGGIGGNHELVRQNWPQRMGRVPEQLLSGVPAHVDGRMIGIAEKAGARVINRDRMWHYTEGITNYDPIWPRHGIRIIPGPSALWLDAEGKRLPAPLYPGFDTLGTLEYITKSGYDYTWFVLNAKIIEKEFALSGQEQNPDLTGRSVPELLRSRARHGPPGPVQAFIDRGIDFVTANSLRDLVSAMNQLPDVVPLDYARVEAEVTARDRELANPFSKDSQIIAIRAARRYLGDRLGRVAAPHRLTDPKAGPMIAVKLHILTRKTLGGLETDLDSRVLKADGTPLDGLYAAGEAAGFGGGGVHGYRALEGTFLGGCIFSGRAAGRGAAGDIA, from the coding sequence ATGAGCGATTCCGCAGCTGCTGACGTCATCGTCGTCGGTGCTGGGCTGGCCGGTTTGGTGGCCGCCTGCGAGGTAGTGGACCGCGGATTTCGGGTATTGATCCTGGATCAGGAGAATAGCGCCAATCTGGGTGGACAGGCGTTCTGGTCATTCGGTGGACTTTTCTTCGTCGACAGCCCCGAACAACGCCGTTTAGGCATTCGCGACAGCCACGAACTCGCTCTGCAAGATTGGCTGGGCACGGCCGGGTTCGACCGACCCGAGGATTACTGGCCGCAACAATGGGCGCATGCCTATGTCGATTTCGCAGCGGGTGAAAAACGGAGTTGGCTGCGTGCCCGGGGCCTGCGGATCTTCCCGCTGGTGGGCTGGGCCGAGCGTGGCGGCTACGATGCACGCGGGCACGGCAATTCGGTGCCTCGTTTCCACATCACCTGGGGCACCGGGCCGGCTCTGGTTGAGATTTTCGCACGCCGACTTCAGGGCCAGCCAAGGGTGCGGTTCGCGTACCGGCACCAAGTGGACGAGCTGATCGTCGAGGGTGGCGCGGTCACCGGGGTGCGGGGAACGGTGTTAGAGCCCTCAGCCGAACCACGCGGTGTACCTTCATCACGAAAAGGATTAGGGCAATTCGAATTTCGTGCTCCGGCGGTGATCATTACCAGCGGCGGCATCGGTGGTAATCATGAACTAGTGCGGCAAAACTGGCCGCAGCGGATGGGGCGGGTTCCTGAGCAGCTGCTGAGTGGAGTGCCCGCCCATGTCGACGGCCGGATGATCGGCATCGCCGAGAAGGCCGGCGCGCGGGTGATCAACCGCGATCGGATGTGGCATTACACGGAAGGGATCACCAACTACGACCCGATTTGGCCACGTCACGGCATCCGGATCATTCCAGGCCCGTCCGCACTGTGGCTGGACGCTGAAGGCAAGCGATTGCCGGCCCCGCTTTATCCGGGCTTCGACACGCTCGGCACACTGGAGTACATCACCAAATCAGGTTACGACTACACCTGGTTTGTGCTGAACGCCAAGATTATCGAGAAGGAATTCGCGCTGTCCGGCCAGGAGCAGAACCCGGACTTGACCGGACGGAGCGTGCCCGAACTGCTGCGCTCCCGGGCCCGGCACGGCCCGCCGGGACCGGTGCAGGCATTCATCGACCGGGGCATTGACTTTGTCACCGCGAACTCATTGCGGGACTTGGTCTCTGCCATGAACCAACTGCCCGATGTAGTCCCGTTGGATTACGCAAGGGTGGAAGCCGAAGTCACCGCTCGCGATCGTGAGCTGGCCAACCCGTTCAGCAAAGACAGCCAGATCATCGCGATCCGCGCCGCTCGCCGCTACCTGGGTGACCGGTTAGGCCGGGTGGCGGCGCCGCACCGGCTGACCGACCCGAAGGCCGGGCCGATGATCGCGGTCAAGCTGCACATTCTGACCCGAAAGACGTTAGGAGGACTGGAAACCGACCTCGATTCGCGGGTGCTCAAGGCTGACGGCACCCCACTGGACGGCCTGTACGCCGCCGGGGAAGCGGCCGGATTCGGTGGCGGCGGTGTCCATGGCTACCGGGCTTTGGAGGGCACTTTCCTCGGTGGCTGCATCTTCTCCGGCCGGGCCGCCGGCCGCGGCGCGGCCGGCGATATCGCCTAG